From a single Vanacampus margaritifer isolate UIUO_Vmar chromosome 15, RoL_Vmar_1.0, whole genome shotgun sequence genomic region:
- the nrcama gene encoding neuronal cell adhesion molecule a isoform X9 yields the protein MRLQFCFRNAGSKFWDTTFLLLFGQSVFMSQYFLVPLVSLAVMWPRTPFSCLKHECMQYITCLTPAVPQPPTITLQSPKDYIFDPRENIVIHCEAKGKPHPNFSWTRNGSHFDVEQDSKVLMKPGSGTLVIDISGEKAEAYEGTYQCTAHNDHGTALSNNIVIRQSRSPLWSKERLEAITVQMGVSLVLQCRPPAGLPPPVIFWMDNIFQRLPLDNRVSQALNGDLYFSNVLPEDNRNDYICYARFPYTQTIQQKQPISVTVLEMDTMNETSLYNITNFSANPTGERRPGFMTPLGATSTKMVLRGETLELECIAEGLPTPEMSWQKDGGELPTSRVSFLNYKKTLKVLDVSEADAGDYACTATNRLGTAHHAIKVTVKAAPFWISAPRNLILAPNETGILNCRVSGDPKPDISWFVNGVSIENAPEDPTRKVDADTVILTRVQSGSSAVYQCNASNEFGYLIANAFVSVLAEPPRVLTPPNQVYQVITNSPALLHCATFGSPIPTITWYKDGQISIKSEDPYVIHENGTLEINVAQSQNSGKYTCIASNSLGIKENHVFLQVKEPTRILKQPEYKVVQRGMSAVFECKVKHDPSLVPTMTWLKNNGELPDDERFEVDTDSLVIKDVTDEDEGTYTCIMNTTLDRDFASATLTVVEKPDPPADLELTDQTERSVQLTWIPGDEHNSPTQKFLIQYEDLLHQPGMWVNMTEVAGTSTTAQLELSPYVYYSFRVLAKNQVGYSQPSLPSRQYRTNPSAPDENPSDVRGEGKEPGNLVISWTSLTGFQSNGPGLEYKVLWRQKDVDQDWSSKTVANASHFVVSGVPVYVPYEIKVQALNDYGNGPEAAVVVGYSGEDVPLSAPDGVMVTVHNSTMAQVHWEPVSSNSVRGKLKGYKVYYRRERGLHATEEEVAQESQDQILTFSGNRTEGHLLGLQPYSLYNIFIRVLNSKGEGPQSQDKQFETPEGVPGPPSFLNALNPNLDSLTLEWGPPLNKNGRLIGYTLKYQPVVNSTEVGPVTVLDFLVNETTVTLDNLNSSVLYKFYLSAKTIKGAGANFTKEASTVMETTVPSRHVDIATQGWFIGLMCAIALLILVLLIVCFIKRNKGGKYPVKEKEEAHQDPEIQPMKEDDGTFGEYSDTEDHKPLKGSRTPSNGTVRRDESDDSLVDYGEGGDGQFNEDGSFIGQYSGKKEKDTHEGNESSEAPSPVNAMNSFV from the exons atgcgattacaattttgttttagaAATGCTGGTTCTAAGTTTTGGGACACAACTTTTTTGCTGCTATTTGGCCAGTCAGTCTttatgtcccaatactttttagTCCCGCTGGTGTCGCTTGCTGTGATGTGGCCTCGCACGCCGTTCTCGTGTCTAAAACATGAATGCATGCAATACATAACTTGTCTTACTCCCGCAGTGCCGCAGCCCCCCACTATTACGCTACAGTCCCCGAAGGATTACATCTTCGACCCGCGGGAGAACATCGTCATCCACTGTGAAGCCAAAGGGAAGCCGCACCCCAA CTTTTCTTGGACGAGGAATGGGAGCCATTTTGATGTGGAGCAAGACTCCAAAGTTCTTATGAAACCTGGTTCAGGAACTCTGGTCATTGACATCAGTGGGGAAAAGGCGGAAGCCTACGAGGGGACGTACCAGTGCACGGCCCACAACGATCACGGCACAGCGCTCTCCAACAACATCGTCATCAGACAGTCCA GGTCCCCCTTGTGGTCGAAAGAAAGACTTGAGGCCATCACGGTGCAGATGGGGGTCTCGCTGGTGCTGCAGTGCCGCCCCCCGGCAGGGCTGCCCCCTCCCGTCATATTTTGGATGGATAACA TCTTCCAGAGGTTGCCGCTGGACAATCGAGTGTCCCAAGCCCTGAACGGAGACTTGTACTTCTCCAATGTCCTCCCGGAGGACAACAGGAATGACTACATCTGCTATGCCCGCTTTCCATATACGCAAACCATCCAGCAGAAGCAGCCCATCTCCGTCACAGTGCTGGAGA TGGATACAATGAATGAGACCTCTTTATACAATATCACTAACTTTAGTG CCAACCCAACAGGGGAGCGCCGCCCCGGGTTCATGACGCCTTTGGGTGCTACCAGCACCAAGATGGTCCTGCGAGGGGAGACCCTGGAGCTGGAATGCATCGCCGAAGGCTT GCCCACCCCGGAGATGTCTtggcagaaagatggcggcgagcTGCCGACCAGCAGGGTTTCCTTCCTCAACTACAAGAAAACACTTAAGGTTTTGGACGTGAGCGAAGCGGATGCTGGCGACTACGCCTGCACGGCGACCAATCGCCTGGGAACCGCACATCACGCCATCAAAGTCACCGTTAAAG CTGCTCCATTCTGGATCAGCGCTCCCAGGAACCTGATCCTCGCCCCAAATGAGACCGGCATCCTGAATTGCAGAGTCAGCGGAGACCCGAAGCCGGATATTAGTTGGTTTGTCAATGGAGTCTCAATAGAAA ACGCTCCCGAGGACCCCACGCGCAAGGTGGATGCCGATACGGTAATTCTTACCCGTGTCCAGTCCGGGTCCAGTGCGGTTTACCAGTGCAACGCGTCCAATGAATTTGGCTACCTGATCGCCAACGCCTTCGTCAGTGTGCTCG CCGAGCCCCCGAGGGTGCTTACTCCTCCCAACCAAGTGTACCAGGTCATCACCAATAGCCCGGCTTTACTACATTGTGCCACTTTCGGCTCACCGATCCCGACCATCACGTG GTACAAGGATGGTCAGATCAGCATCAAGAGCGAAGACCCCTACGTGATCCACGAGAACGGCACCCTGGAGATCAACGTGGCCCAGTCGCAAAACAGCGGCAAGTACACGTGCATCGCCAGCAACAGCCTGGGCATCAAAGAGAACCACgttttcctccaagtcaaagaGCCCACGCGCATCCTCAAGCAGCCGGAGTACAAAGTGGTGCAACGGGGCATGAGCGCCGTCTTCGAGTGCAAAGTCAAACACGACCCGTCTCTCGTCCCCACCATGACCTGGCTCAAAAACAACGGCGAGCTGCCCGACGACGAGAG GTTCGAGGTGGATACCGACAGTTTGGTCATCAAAGACGTGACGGATGAAGACGAGGGCACTTACACGTGCATCATGAACACAACCCTGGACCGGGATTTCGCCAGCGCCACGCTTACCGTCGTCG AGAAACCGGACCCGCCCGCTGATCTGGAACTCACTGACCAAACTGAACGGAGCGTTCAGCTCACCTGGATCCCTGGAGATGAACACAACAGTCCCACACAAA AGTTTTTGATCCAGTATGAGGATTTGCTGCACCAGCCCGGCATGTGGGTCAACATGACAGAAGTGGCTGGTACGAGCACCACGGCGCAACTGGAGCTCTCGCCGTACGTCTACTACTCCTTCCGGGTTCTGGCCAAGAATCAGGTGGGCTACAGCCAACCCAGCCTGCCGTCGCGCCAGTACAGAACCAACCCGTCAG CCCCTGATGAGAATCCGTCAGATGTCCGGGGAGAAGGAAAAGAACCTGGCAACCTGGTCATCTCCTGGACT TCGCTAACAGGATTCCAGTCAAATGGGCCCGGGCTGGAGTACAAGGTGCTGTGGAGACAAAAGGACGTGGATCAAGATTGGTCCTCCAAGACGGTGGCCAACGCGTCCCATTTTGTCGTGTCCGGGGTTCCCGTCTACGTTCCCTACGAGATCAAAGTTCAAGCGCTGAACGATTACGGCAACGGGCCGGAGGCCGCCGTCGTCGTCGGATACTCCGGGGAAGACG TGCCTTTGTCCGCCCCCGATGGCGTGATGGTGACGGTTCACAACAGCACGATGGCACAAGTGCACTGGGAGCCGGTGTCCTCCAACTCGGTCCGTGGGAAACTAAAGGGCTACAAG GTGTACTACCGTCGCGAGCGAGGCTTGCATGCGACCGAGGAGGAAGTGGCTCAAGAGTCGCAAGATCAGATTCTGACCTTCAGCGGGAACCGGACCGAGGGACACCTGCTGGGCCTGCAACCCTACAGCCTGTACAACATCTTCATCAGGGTTCTGAATAGCAAAGGAGAAGGTCCTCAGAGTCAGGATAAGCAATTTGAGACACCTGAGGGAG TTCCAGGACCGCCTTCTTTTCTAAACGCCCTGAATCCCAATTTGGACTCGCTCACTCTGGAATGGGGCCCACCACTGAACAAAAATGGACGTCTCATTGGATACACGCTTAAATACCAGCCAG TCGTGAATAGCACCGAAGTGGGGCCCGTCACCGTCCTGGATTTTCTGGTCAACGAGACCACCGTGACGCTGGACAACCTGAATTCCAGCGTCCTCTACAAGTTCTACCTGAGTGCAAAGACCATCAAAGGCGCCGGCGCCAATTTCACCAAAGAGGCCTCCACCGTCATGGAAACGA CCGTGCCCAGTCGACATGTGGACATCGCCACGCAAGGCTGGTTCATCGGGCTCATGTGCGCAATCGCTCTGCTCATCCTGGTGCTCCTCATCGTCTGCTTCATCAAGAGGAACAAGGGCGGCAAATATCCAG TGAAAGAGAAAGAAGAAGCCCACCAAGACCCAGAAATCCAGCCCATGAAGGAGGACGATGGCACATTTGGAGAATACAG tGACACAGAAGACCACAAGCCGCTGAAGGGCAGCCGGACGCCGTCCAACGGCACGGTGCGGCGCGACGAGAGCGACGACAGCCTGGTGGACTACGGCGAGGGCGGGGACGGCCAGTTCAACGAGGACGGCTCCTTCATCGGCCAGTACAGCGGCAAGAAGGAGAAGGACACGCACGAGGGCAACGAGAGCTCCGAGGCCCCGTCGCCCGTCAACGCCATGAACTCTTTTGTCTAA
- the nrcama gene encoding neuronal cell adhesion molecule a isoform X3: protein MRLQFCFRNAGSKFWDTTFLLLFGQSVFMSQYFLVPLVSLAVMWPRTPFSCLKHECMQYITCLTPAVPQPPTITLQSPKDYIFDPRENIVIHCEAKGKPHPNFSWTRNGSHFDVEQDSKVLMKPGSGTLVIDISGEKAEAYEGTYQCTAHNDHGTALSNNIVIRQSRSPLWSKERLEAITVQMGVSLVLQCRPPAGLPPPVIFWMDNIFQRLPLDNRVSQALNGDLYFSNVLPEDNRNDYICYARFPYTQTIQQKQPISVTVLETNPTGERRPGFMTPLGATSTKMVLRGETLELECIAEGLPTPEMSWQKDGGELPTSRVSFLNYKKTLKVLDVSEADAGDYACTATNRLGTAHHAIKVTVKAAPFWISAPRNLILAPNETGILNCRVSGDPKPDISWFVNGVSIENAPEDPTRKVDADTVILTRVQSGSSAVYQCNASNEFGYLIANAFVSVLAEPPRVLTPPNQVYQVITNSPALLHCATFGSPIPTITWYKDGQISIKSEDPYVIHENGTLEINVAQSQNSGKYTCIASNSLGIKENHVFLQVKEPTRILKQPEYKVVQRGMSAVFECKVKHDPSLVPTMTWLKNNGELPDDERFEVDTDSLVIKDVTDEDEGTYTCIMNTTLDRDFASATLTVVEATPTPAIVYEKPDPPADLELTDQTERSVQLTWIPGDEHNSPTQKFLIQYEDLLHQPGMWVNMTEVAGTSTTAQLELSPYVYYSFRVLAKNQVGYSQPSLPSRQYRTNPSAPDENPSDVRGEGKEPGNLVISWTSLTGFQSNGPGLEYKVLWRQKDVDQDWSSKTVANASHFVVSGVPVYVPYEIKVQALNDYGNGPEAAVVVGYSGEDVPLSAPDGVMVTVHNSTMAQVHWEPVSSNSVRGKLKGYKVYYRRERGLHATEEEVAQESQDQILTFSGNRTEGHLLGLQPYSLYNIFIRVLNSKGEGPQSQDKQFETPEGVPGPPSFLNALNPNLDSLTLEWGPPLNKNGRLIGYTLKYQPVVNSTEVGPVTVLDFLVNETTVTLDNLNSSVLYKFYLSAKTIKGAGANFTKEASTVMETTHTRTAVETGKGPTEPPPHPTFPVTQSALPPLHKAPSLAPVFGIVNTSVSEECAVITWEYFGHHKNIYVEYTVENSKEDWKKESVNGSHSHILKGLKPGTSYRVRVVARDPAGPTLHTTNEEVVTVPAVPSRHVDIATQGWFIGLMCAIALLILVLLIVCFIKRNKGGKYPVKEKEEAHQDPEIQPMKEDDGTFGEYSDTEDHKPLKGSRTPSNGTVRRDESDDSLVDYGEGGDGQFNEDGSFIGQYSGKKEKDTHEGNESSEAPSPVNAMNSFV from the exons atgcgattacaattttgttttagaAATGCTGGTTCTAAGTTTTGGGACACAACTTTTTTGCTGCTATTTGGCCAGTCAGTCTttatgtcccaatactttttagTCCCGCTGGTGTCGCTTGCTGTGATGTGGCCTCGCACGCCGTTCTCGTGTCTAAAACATGAATGCATGCAATACATAACTTGTCTTACTCCCGCAGTGCCGCAGCCCCCCACTATTACGCTACAGTCCCCGAAGGATTACATCTTCGACCCGCGGGAGAACATCGTCATCCACTGTGAAGCCAAAGGGAAGCCGCACCCCAA CTTTTCTTGGACGAGGAATGGGAGCCATTTTGATGTGGAGCAAGACTCCAAAGTTCTTATGAAACCTGGTTCAGGAACTCTGGTCATTGACATCAGTGGGGAAAAGGCGGAAGCCTACGAGGGGACGTACCAGTGCACGGCCCACAACGATCACGGCACAGCGCTCTCCAACAACATCGTCATCAGACAGTCCA GGTCCCCCTTGTGGTCGAAAGAAAGACTTGAGGCCATCACGGTGCAGATGGGGGTCTCGCTGGTGCTGCAGTGCCGCCCCCCGGCAGGGCTGCCCCCTCCCGTCATATTTTGGATGGATAACA TCTTCCAGAGGTTGCCGCTGGACAATCGAGTGTCCCAAGCCCTGAACGGAGACTTGTACTTCTCCAATGTCCTCCCGGAGGACAACAGGAATGACTACATCTGCTATGCCCGCTTTCCATATACGCAAACCATCCAGCAGAAGCAGCCCATCTCCGTCACAGTGCTGGAGA CCAACCCAACAGGGGAGCGCCGCCCCGGGTTCATGACGCCTTTGGGTGCTACCAGCACCAAGATGGTCCTGCGAGGGGAGACCCTGGAGCTGGAATGCATCGCCGAAGGCTT GCCCACCCCGGAGATGTCTtggcagaaagatggcggcgagcTGCCGACCAGCAGGGTTTCCTTCCTCAACTACAAGAAAACACTTAAGGTTTTGGACGTGAGCGAAGCGGATGCTGGCGACTACGCCTGCACGGCGACCAATCGCCTGGGAACCGCACATCACGCCATCAAAGTCACCGTTAAAG CTGCTCCATTCTGGATCAGCGCTCCCAGGAACCTGATCCTCGCCCCAAATGAGACCGGCATCCTGAATTGCAGAGTCAGCGGAGACCCGAAGCCGGATATTAGTTGGTTTGTCAATGGAGTCTCAATAGAAA ACGCTCCCGAGGACCCCACGCGCAAGGTGGATGCCGATACGGTAATTCTTACCCGTGTCCAGTCCGGGTCCAGTGCGGTTTACCAGTGCAACGCGTCCAATGAATTTGGCTACCTGATCGCCAACGCCTTCGTCAGTGTGCTCG CCGAGCCCCCGAGGGTGCTTACTCCTCCCAACCAAGTGTACCAGGTCATCACCAATAGCCCGGCTTTACTACATTGTGCCACTTTCGGCTCACCGATCCCGACCATCACGTG GTACAAGGATGGTCAGATCAGCATCAAGAGCGAAGACCCCTACGTGATCCACGAGAACGGCACCCTGGAGATCAACGTGGCCCAGTCGCAAAACAGCGGCAAGTACACGTGCATCGCCAGCAACAGCCTGGGCATCAAAGAGAACCACgttttcctccaagtcaaagaGCCCACGCGCATCCTCAAGCAGCCGGAGTACAAAGTGGTGCAACGGGGCATGAGCGCCGTCTTCGAGTGCAAAGTCAAACACGACCCGTCTCTCGTCCCCACCATGACCTGGCTCAAAAACAACGGCGAGCTGCCCGACGACGAGAG GTTCGAGGTGGATACCGACAGTTTGGTCATCAAAGACGTGACGGATGAAGACGAGGGCACTTACACGTGCATCATGAACACAACCCTGGACCGGGATTTCGCCAGCGCCACGCTTACCGTCGTCG AGGCTACTCCCACTCCAGCTATTGTCTACG AGAAACCGGACCCGCCCGCTGATCTGGAACTCACTGACCAAACTGAACGGAGCGTTCAGCTCACCTGGATCCCTGGAGATGAACACAACAGTCCCACACAAA AGTTTTTGATCCAGTATGAGGATTTGCTGCACCAGCCCGGCATGTGGGTCAACATGACAGAAGTGGCTGGTACGAGCACCACGGCGCAACTGGAGCTCTCGCCGTACGTCTACTACTCCTTCCGGGTTCTGGCCAAGAATCAGGTGGGCTACAGCCAACCCAGCCTGCCGTCGCGCCAGTACAGAACCAACCCGTCAG CCCCTGATGAGAATCCGTCAGATGTCCGGGGAGAAGGAAAAGAACCTGGCAACCTGGTCATCTCCTGGACT TCGCTAACAGGATTCCAGTCAAATGGGCCCGGGCTGGAGTACAAGGTGCTGTGGAGACAAAAGGACGTGGATCAAGATTGGTCCTCCAAGACGGTGGCCAACGCGTCCCATTTTGTCGTGTCCGGGGTTCCCGTCTACGTTCCCTACGAGATCAAAGTTCAAGCGCTGAACGATTACGGCAACGGGCCGGAGGCCGCCGTCGTCGTCGGATACTCCGGGGAAGACG TGCCTTTGTCCGCCCCCGATGGCGTGATGGTGACGGTTCACAACAGCACGATGGCACAAGTGCACTGGGAGCCGGTGTCCTCCAACTCGGTCCGTGGGAAACTAAAGGGCTACAAG GTGTACTACCGTCGCGAGCGAGGCTTGCATGCGACCGAGGAGGAAGTGGCTCAAGAGTCGCAAGATCAGATTCTGACCTTCAGCGGGAACCGGACCGAGGGACACCTGCTGGGCCTGCAACCCTACAGCCTGTACAACATCTTCATCAGGGTTCTGAATAGCAAAGGAGAAGGTCCTCAGAGTCAGGATAAGCAATTTGAGACACCTGAGGGAG TTCCAGGACCGCCTTCTTTTCTAAACGCCCTGAATCCCAATTTGGACTCGCTCACTCTGGAATGGGGCCCACCACTGAACAAAAATGGACGTCTCATTGGATACACGCTTAAATACCAGCCAG TCGTGAATAGCACCGAAGTGGGGCCCGTCACCGTCCTGGATTTTCTGGTCAACGAGACCACCGTGACGCTGGACAACCTGAATTCCAGCGTCCTCTACAAGTTCTACCTGAGTGCAAAGACCATCAAAGGCGCCGGCGCCAATTTCACCAAAGAGGCCTCCACCGTCATGGAAACGA CTCATACTCGTACCGCTGTCGAGACGGGCAAAG GCCCCACTGAGCCCCCTCCTCACCCAACCTTCCCCGTCACTCAGTCTGCACTCCCCCCGCTTCACAAGG CGCCCTCTTTAGCTCCTGTGTTTGGCATAGTGAACACATCAGTTTCGGAGGAGTGCGCAGTGATCACTTGGGAATACTTTGGACACCATAAGAACATTTATGTGGAATACACGGTAGAAAACA GTAAAGAGGACTGGAAAAAGGAGTCTGTAAACGGCTCTCACTCGCATATTTTAAAAGGGTTAAAGCCGGGGACGTCCTATAGGGTGCGCGTGGTAGCTCGAGACCCGGCCGGGCCGACGCTCCACACCACAAATGAAGAAGTGGTTACAGTGCCAG CCGTGCCCAGTCGACATGTGGACATCGCCACGCAAGGCTGGTTCATCGGGCTCATGTGCGCAATCGCTCTGCTCATCCTGGTGCTCCTCATCGTCTGCTTCATCAAGAGGAACAAGGGCGGCAAATATCCAG TGAAAGAGAAAGAAGAAGCCCACCAAGACCCAGAAATCCAGCCCATGAAGGAGGACGATGGCACATTTGGAGAATACAG tGACACAGAAGACCACAAGCCGCTGAAGGGCAGCCGGACGCCGTCCAACGGCACGGTGCGGCGCGACGAGAGCGACGACAGCCTGGTGGACTACGGCGAGGGCGGGGACGGCCAGTTCAACGAGGACGGCTCCTTCATCGGCCAGTACAGCGGCAAGAAGGAGAAGGACACGCACGAGGGCAACGAGAGCTCCGAGGCCCCGTCGCCCGTCAACGCCATGAACTCTTTTGTCTAA